A region from the Sorex araneus isolate mSorAra2 chromosome 6, mSorAra2.pri, whole genome shotgun sequence genome encodes:
- the LOC101550474 gene encoding olfactory receptor 5T2-like, which produces MKNFTDVVIFVLKGFTDKLELQVVLFLLFLAIYLFTMIGNLGLVLLVIADSRLHNPMYYFLSVLSSVDACFSSVIMPTMLVDLLSKNKVISFLGCATQMFLAVTFGSTESFLLAAMAYDRYVAIYNPLLYSVSMSPRVYVPLIIASYIGGILNASVHTVATFSLTFCDSNEIKHFFCDIPPLLAISCSDTHINQILLFYFVGSIEILSILIILISYGFILLAILRMNTAEGRRKVFSTCSSHLTGVSIYHGTILFMYVRPSSSYALDHDMIVSIFYTIVIPMLNPIIYSLRNKDVKEATRRVLGKNWFVNKVFFSHRK; this is translated from the coding sequence atgaagaatttTACTGATGTTGTGATATTTGTACTGAAAGGCTTCACTGATAAATTGGAACTACAGGTCGTTTTATTCTTACTCTTTCTAGCAATTTACTTGTTCACTATGATTGGAAACTTGGGGTTGGTTCTATTGGTTATTGCAGACTCCAGACTTCACAACCCTATGTATTACTTCCTGAGTGTGTTATCATCTGTGGATGCCTGTTTTTCCTCTGTAATTATGCCAACTATGCTAGTAGATTTATTgtcaaaaaataaagtcatttcatTTCTTGGATGTGCAACACAGATGTTCCTCGCGGTTACTTTTGGGAGCACAGAGAGCTTTCTTCTGGCAGCAATGGCTTATGACCGCTATGTAGCTATCTACAACCCCCTCCTGTACTCAGTGAGCATGTCACCCAGAGTCTATGTGCCACTCATTATTGCCTCATATATTGGTGGCATTTTAAATGCCTCTGTACATACAGTCGCCACATTTAGCCTGACCTTCTGTGATTCCAATGAAATTAAGCATTTCTTTTGTGACATCCCTCCACTCCTCGCGATTTCTTGCTCTGATACTCACATCAACCAGATtctgcttttctattttgtgGGTTCTATTGAGATCCTGAGCATCCTCATTATCCTGATCTCCTATGGTTTCATCCTGTTGGCAATCCTAAGAATGAATACTGCTGAAGGGAGACGAAAAGTCTTTTCTACATGTAGCTCTCACCTCACCGGTGTGTCAATCTATCATGGGACAATTCTCTTCATGTATGTGAGACCAAGTTCCAGTTATGCCTTGGATCATGACATGATAGTGTCAATATTTTACACTATTGTGATCCCCATGTTGAATCCCATCATCTATAGTTTAAGGAACAAAGATGTTAAAGAAGCAACAAGAAGAGTCCTTGGAAAAAACTGGTTTGTCAACAAAGTCTTTTTTTCACACCGAAAATAA
- the LOC101550208 gene encoding olfactory receptor 8H1-like: protein MDKRNTTDVSDFILMGLTDSEEIKLVLFVLFLLIYLITMLGNSGMILIIRLDLQLHTPMYFFLSHLSFLDLSYSSVITPKTLENLVTSTRSMSYVSCFTQMYFFVFLGAAECFLLSSMAYDRYVAICNPLHYPVIMSSKRCHFLILGSYLIGFTDSTVNTLCMSRLHFCHSNVIRHFFCDTSPVVALSCTDTHNMETVIFIFAGSTLMVSLITITFSYASILSTILKISSSSGRRKAFSTCASHLLGVTIFYGTMIFTYLKPTKSYSLGKDQVASVFYTIVIPMLNPLIYSLRNKEVKSAVLRVMQRGRVPGK, encoded by the coding sequence ATGGATAAAAGGAACACTACAGATGTGTCTGACTTCATCCTGATGGGTTTGACAGATTCGGAGGAGATCAAGCTGGTCCTATTTGTGCTCTTTCTCCTGATATACCTGATCACCATGCTGGGGAATTCCGGCATGATACTCATAATCCGCCTGGATCTTCaactccacacccccatgtattTTTTCCTCAGCCATCTCTCATTTCTTGACCTTAGTTACTCAAGCGTTATCACACCTAAGACCCTAGAGAACTTAGTAACATCCACCAGGAGCATGTCTTATGTGAGTTGTTTCACCCAAATGTACTTTTTTGTCTTCTTGGGTGCTGCTGAATGCTTCCTCCTCTCCTcaatggcctatgaccgctatgtggctaTCTGCAATCCTTTGCACTACCCCGTGATCATGTCCTCGAAGCGCTGCCACTTCCTCATCCTCGGGTCCTATCTGATTGGCTTTACCGACTCAACAGTCAACACTCTTTGCATGAGCAGATTGCATTTCTGTCACTCCAATGTCATCCGTCACTTTTTCTGTGACACTTCCCCTGTTGTAGCTCTGTCctgtacagacacacacaacatggAAACCGTGATTTTCATTTTCGCTGGCTCCACCCTGATGGTGTCCCTTATTACAATCACTTTCTCTTATGCATCCATTCTCTCTACCATCCTGAAAATCAGTTCCTCCTCAGGAAGGCGGAAAGCCTTCTCTACCTGTGCCTCCCATCTCTTGGGAGTCACCATTTTTTATGGCACTatgatttttacatatttaaaaccAACTAAGTCTTACTCTTTAGGAAAGGATCAGGTAGCTTCCGTGTTTTATACTATTGTTATTCCCATGCTGAATCCACTGATTTACAGTCTTCGGAACAAAGAAGTAAAAAGTGCCGTCCTTAGAGTTATGCAGAGAGGGAGGGTTCCAGGCAAGTAA